A genomic segment from Nicotiana sylvestris chromosome 1, ASM39365v2, whole genome shotgun sequence encodes:
- the LOC104219604 gene encoding glycine-rich protein 3 short isoform-like has translation MGYKAFLFLGLFLAIFLMISSEVLARELSETSTTSAEDSKKSTSKNEVHEAQYGGYPGGGGGYPGGGYPGGGHGGGGYPGGGHGGGGRGGRGRGGGGRGGGGGYCRYGCCGRRNYNGCSRCCYYKGEAIHG, from the exons ATGGGTTACAAGGCATTTCTGTTTCTTGGCCTTTTTTTGGCCATTTTTCTAATGATAAGCTCCGAGGTTTTAGCTAGGGAGTTGTCTGAGACTTCCACCACTTCAGCTGAGGACT CAAAGAAATCCACTAGCAAGAATGAAGTACATGAAGCACAATATGGAGGATACCCTGGCGGCGGCGGCGGATACCCTGGCGGCGGATATCCTGGCGGCGGCCATGGTGGTGGTGGATACCCCGGTGGCGGACATGGAGGCGGCGGACGTGGAGGCCGCGGACGTGGTGGTGGTGGACGCGGTGGTGGTGGAGGATACTGTCGGTATGGTTGCTGCGGCCGCCGGAATTACAATGGTTGCAGCAGGTGCTGCTACTACAAAGGTGAGGCCATCCATGGATAA